The following are encoded together in the Serratia sp. UGAL515B_01 genome:
- a CDS encoding IrmA family protein: MKTALLVGLSALSLPSWAVIELWHSDTVWANQGMCAATFTLDGGGSDGSGRGIGRLEIAIDVLDKSGKRLDSDTLEVEPFSDSEATRYQTAQLIGEDYCKDNLIINVTRVTEAVNGKMRVLPLSALGSRDFKPFTVNIAGKE; this comes from the coding sequence ATGAAAACGGCCCTGCTGGTGGGGTTGTCTGCCCTGTCGCTGCCATCCTGGGCAGTGATTGAACTGTGGCATTCCGATACGGTCTGGGCCAATCAGGGGATGTGCGCAGCAACCTTTACCCTGGATGGGGGCGGGAGTGACGGCAGTGGGCGGGGCATTGGCCGTCTGGAGATTGCCATCGATGTGTTGGATAAATCGGGGAAACGGCTGGACAGCGATACCCTTGAGGTTGAGCCGTTCAGTGACTCGGAAGCCACGCGCTACCAGACCGCGCAGCTTATTGGTGAGGACTACTGTAAAGACAACCTGATTATCAACGTCACCCGCGTGACCGAGGCCGTGAACGGTAAAATGCGGGTACTCCCCCTTAGCGCACTGGGCTCTCGCGACTTCAAGCCCTTTACCGTCAATATCGCTGGAAAGGAATAG